In the genome of Solidesulfovibrio fructosivorans JJ], one region contains:
- a CDS encoding integration host factor subunit alpha, translating to MNGKTLTKADIVDYIYEKTERNRAEVKVLVDHLLELMKQSIKKDHSLLVSGFGKFESYDKKARKGRNPQTNESIMLPPRKVVVFRLSRKFRAELNPDEVL from the coding sequence ATGAACGGAAAAACGCTCACCAAGGCCGACATCGTCGATTACATCTACGAGAAGACCGAACGCAACCGCGCCGAGGTCAAGGTGCTGGTCGACCATCTGCTCGAACTGATGAAGCAGTCCATCAAAAAGGACCACTCGCTTCTGGTCAGCGGCTTTGGCAAATTCGAGTCCTACGACAAGAAAGCCCGCAAGGGCCGCAACCCCCAGACCAACGAATCCATCATGCTGCCGCCGCGCAAGGTGGTGGTGTTTCGGCTCTCGCGGAAGTTCCGGGCCGAACTCAACCCCGACGAAGTGTTGTAG
- a CDS encoding septal ring lytic transglycosylase RlpA family protein, with product MPYRPSSLFCRSAIRLVAGLVAVLSLWGCAAKAPIPRSSGRTPATMRPYTIKGVTYRPLHTAKGYDEKGIASWYGPGFHGHMTSSGEIYDQYQMTCAHKLLPMHTNVRVTNLENGRSCVLRVNDRGPFVSGRIIDLSLAGAKNLGVYGKGTAKVRVQVEGEVPGATPDGELPGPFFVQVGAFANRRNAERLLSRLFAAGYAGSRIDYKEIDGTQFFRVHAGIFATPAEADVARLRLATIFDGAFVIAQ from the coding sequence ATGCCGTACCGTCCTTCCAGTCTTTTTTGCCGGTCGGCGATCCGCCTCGTTGCCGGCCTGGTCGCGGTCCTGTCTTTGTGGGGCTGCGCGGCCAAAGCGCCGATTCCCCGCTCTTCCGGCCGCACTCCGGCCACCATGCGGCCCTACACGATCAAGGGCGTCACCTACAGGCCGCTGCACACGGCCAAGGGCTATGACGAGAAGGGCATTGCCTCCTGGTACGGCCCCGGCTTTCACGGCCATATGACCTCGAGCGGGGAGATCTACGACCAGTACCAGATGACCTGCGCCCACAAGCTGTTGCCCATGCACACCAATGTGCGGGTGACGAACCTGGAGAATGGGCGCAGTTGCGTGCTGCGGGTCAACGATCGCGGGCCGTTCGTGTCAGGGCGCATCATCGACTTGTCCCTGGCCGGGGCCAAAAACCTCGGCGTTTACGGCAAGGGCACGGCGAAAGTGCGGGTGCAGGTGGAGGGGGAAGTGCCGGGGGCGACGCCGGACGGCGAATTGCCCGGTCCGTTTTTCGTGCAGGTGGGGGCGTTCGCCAACAGGCGCAACGCGGAGCGGTTGTTGTCGCGGCTTTTCGCCGCCGGCTACGCCGGATCGCGCATCGACTACAAGGAGATCGACGGCACCCAGTTTTTCCGGGTCCACGCCGGCATCTTCGCTACCCCGGCCGAGGCCGACGTGGCGCGCCTGCGCCTGGCCACGATTTTCGACGGGGCGTTCGTCATCGCGCAGTAG
- a CDS encoding putative bifunctional diguanylate cyclase/phosphodiesterase → MIAHSVDSPCPGRPETENALGGAAPSILVVEDERIVALDLKVILKRLGYVLAGVTASGTEAVDLCDALRPDLVLMDIFLKGDMDGVDAACVIQSECDVPVIFLTSHTDQVTLQRAKRTAPYGYVLKPVDENWLRTAVEVAIFKHRTEQKLKRSEQRYRHLFSGMLNAFLLLELSPCDACADGRGALRILEANPSFERMTGLCRSEVIDRALTEVFPGIEPFWLDTLGETARSGRSVRFENSLADCDMFFLAQAYSPQSGQVAVVLEDVTERKSGEERLRYQSFHDALTGLPNRALCLDRIARAIERARRRSNYLYALLFLDIDRFRLVNDSLGHLFGDELLKRVGERLRHEVPQLDTVARVGGDEFVLLVEEIAASADALHIVKAVRERFRTPFVIAKRQFYVTASMGVVLGPADYERPEELMQNAAIAMNEARKSGWGRVRVFEWSMRQRAERVMDLETNLRLALDHREFILHYQPIFDLKTLAPCGVEALVRWRRPTGELVPPDEFIPAAEQSGLIIPLGAMVLAEACRAMGRLRRGGLGGNPFFMSVNLSARQFTQPELVKQVVRTLRDERMAPGDLKLEITESVLMEHPESAMLKLRGLREFGVGIGIDDFGTGYSSLAYLQRFPIDTLKVDRGFVSGMDEYGNRVIVRSIIGLAHSLGCDVVAEGIETESQLRDLAGLGCDLGQGFFYARPMDEAALTSFLGKEEGARGETL, encoded by the coding sequence CTGTCGATTCGCCCTGTCCCGGGCGGCCGGAAACGGAAAATGCCCTGGGCGGGGCTGCGCCCAGCATCCTCGTGGTCGAGGACGAGCGGATCGTGGCTCTCGACCTCAAGGTCATCCTCAAACGACTGGGCTACGTCCTGGCCGGTGTCACCGCCTCGGGAACCGAGGCGGTGGATCTTTGCGACGCCTTGCGCCCGGACCTTGTCCTCATGGATATCTTCCTCAAGGGCGACATGGACGGCGTGGACGCCGCCTGCGTGATCCAGTCCGAGTGCGACGTTCCGGTCATCTTCCTGACCTCCCATACCGACCAGGTCACCCTGCAGCGGGCCAAGCGCACCGCCCCGTACGGCTACGTGCTCAAGCCCGTGGACGAGAACTGGCTGCGCACGGCCGTGGAAGTGGCCATCTTCAAGCACCGCACCGAGCAGAAACTCAAAAGGAGCGAACAGCGTTATCGCCACCTGTTTTCCGGCATGCTCAACGCGTTCCTGCTGCTGGAGCTTTCGCCCTGCGACGCGTGCGCCGACGGGCGGGGCGCGTTGCGGATTCTCGAGGCCAATCCGTCGTTCGAACGCATGACCGGGCTTTGCCGTTCCGAAGTGATCGACCGCGCGTTGACGGAAGTCTTTCCCGGCATCGAGCCCTTCTGGCTGGACACGCTCGGTGAAACGGCCAGAAGCGGCCGTTCCGTCCGCTTCGAGAACTCCCTGGCCGACTGCGACATGTTTTTTCTGGCCCAGGCCTATTCCCCCCAGTCCGGCCAGGTGGCCGTGGTGCTGGAGGACGTCACCGAGCGCAAGTCGGGCGAGGAGCGGCTGCGCTACCAGAGCTTTCACGACGCCTTGACCGGGCTCCCCAACCGGGCCCTTTGCCTCGACCGCATCGCCCGGGCCATCGAGCGGGCCAGACGGCGTTCTAATTACCTCTACGCCCTGCTGTTTTTGGATATCGACCGGTTCAGGCTGGTCAATGACAGCCTGGGGCACCTGTTCGGCGACGAACTCCTCAAAAGGGTGGGCGAGCGGCTGCGCCACGAGGTGCCCCAGCTCGACACCGTGGCCCGGGTCGGCGGCGACGAGTTCGTGCTGCTCGTGGAGGAAATCGCCGCTTCGGCCGACGCGCTGCATATCGTCAAGGCCGTGCGGGAGCGGTTTCGCACGCCGTTTGTCATCGCCAAACGCCAGTTTTACGTCACCGCCAGCATGGGCGTGGTTCTGGGGCCGGCCGATTACGAACGGCCCGAGGAGCTCATGCAAAACGCGGCCATCGCCATGAACGAGGCGCGCAAGTCCGGCTGGGGCCGGGTGCGCGTGTTCGAGTGGTCCATGCGCCAGCGGGCCGAGCGGGTGATGGATCTGGAGACCAATCTGCGTCTGGCCCTCGACCACCGGGAATTCATCCTGCATTACCAGCCGATTTTCGATCTGAAGACCCTTGCCCCCTGCGGCGTGGAGGCGCTGGTGCGCTGGCGTCGCCCCACGGGCGAACTCGTGCCCCCGGACGAGTTCATTCCGGCCGCCGAGCAAAGCGGACTGATCATCCCGCTCGGGGCGATGGTGCTGGCCGAGGCCTGCCGGGCCATGGGCCGGCTGCGGCGCGGCGGGCTCGGCGGAAACCCCTTTTTCATGTCCGTCAATCTGTCGGCGCGACAGTTCACCCAGCCGGAGCTGGTCAAGCAGGTGGTCCGGACGTTGCGCGACGAACGCATGGCGCCCGGCGACCTCAAGCTCGAGATCACCGAGAGCGTGCTTATGGAGCACCCGGAATCGGCCATGCTGAAACTGCGCGGGCTGCGGGAGTTCGGCGTCGGCATCGGCATCGACGACTTCGGCACCGGTTATTCCTCCCTGGCCTACCTCCAGCGCTTTCCCATCGACACGCTCAAAGTGGACCGGGGATTCGTCTCCGGCATGGATGAGTACGGCAACCGGGTCATCGTGCGCTCGATCATCGGCCTGGCCCATAGCCTGGGCTGCGATGTGGTGGCCGAAGGCATCGAGACCGAGAGCCAGCTCCGCGATCTGGCCGGACTCGGCTGCGACCTGGGCCAAGGCTTCTTCTACGCCCGTCCCATGGATGAGGCCGCGCTTACGAGTTTTTTAGGAAAGGAAGAGGGTGCGAGAGGGGAAACCCTTTAA
- a CDS encoding elongator complex protein 3 translates to MFASPSCRESVIQAAVTGRDKGRIFRHPEPETPRSRVWPVFVTFQGCPGRCLFCAQHLQSGHAPQPLSRVLAEMAAGLEEAGRLGRGPYELAFYGGVFTALPDPWPMRFLETAARFREAGLVTRVRCSTRPDACAPGLLARLAGAGLDMVELGAQTFDDAVLRAAGRGHDAASVRRAAVDVVRAGMGLGVQLLPGLPGHTPRELARDAVEAAALAPEVVRLHPCLVVDGTPLAGLYREGRYAPWDLDTTISALADALPVLWRAGARVVRIGLCPEPALQAAVLAGPAHPALGARVRARALLGLVAAEVRAMGGFAGALAAPRRFAGEFFGHAGELRPAYAALGLGRHNVRFEARADFLLTAREV, encoded by the coding sequence TTGTTTGCGTCCCCAAGTTGTCGGGAAAGCGTCATCCAAGCGGCCGTTACGGGCCGGGACAAGGGGCGTATTTTCCGCCATCCCGAGCCGGAAACGCCGCGATCCCGGGTCTGGCCGGTCTTTGTGACATTTCAGGGATGTCCGGGCCGTTGCCTGTTTTGCGCCCAGCATCTCCAGTCCGGCCATGCCCCGCAACCGCTCTCCCGGGTGCTTGCGGAAATGGCGGCCGGGCTTGAGGAAGCCGGGAGGTTGGGGCGCGGCCCATACGAGCTGGCTTTTTACGGCGGGGTGTTCACGGCGCTGCCCGACCCCTGGCCGATGCGCTTCCTGGAGACCGCGGCGCGGTTTCGGGAGGCCGGGCTCGTCACGCGCGTGCGCTGCTCCACGCGGCCCGACGCCTGCGCGCCCGGGCTTTTGGCGCGACTGGCCGGAGCGGGGCTGGACATGGTGGAACTGGGGGCGCAAACCTTCGACGACGCCGTGCTGCGGGCCGCCGGCCGGGGGCATGACGCCGCGTCCGTGCGCCGGGCCGCCGTGGATGTGGTCCGGGCCGGCATGGGGCTCGGGGTGCAGCTTTTGCCCGGGCTGCCCGGGCATACGCCTCGGGAATTGGCCCGGGACGCGGTCGAGGCGGCGGCGTTGGCCCCGGAGGTCGTGCGCCTGCACCCGTGTCTGGTGGTGGACGGAACGCCCCTGGCCGGGCTGTACCGGGAAGGGCGGTATGCGCCCTGGGATCTGGACACGACCATTTCGGCCCTGGCCGACGCCTTGCCGGTGCTGTGGCGGGCGGGGGCGCGGGTGGTCCGTATCGGGCTGTGTCCCGAGCCGGCCTTGCAAGCCGCCGTGCTGGCCGGGCCGGCGCATCCGGCCCTTGGCGCGCGGGTTCGGGCCCGGGCGCTTTTGGGCCTCGTCGCGGCCGAGGTCCGGGCCATGGGCGGTTTTGCCGGCGCTCTGGCCGCGCCCAGGCGCTTTGCCGGGGAGTTTTTCGGCCACGCCGGGGAGTTGCGTCCGGCCTATGCCGCGTTGGGGCTTGGCCGGCACAACGTCCGCTTCGAGGCGCGGGCGGATTTTTTGCTGACGGCCCGGGAGGTTTGA
- a CDS encoding HIT family protein, whose product MPEADCIFCKIVKGDIPCARIYETEHVLAFLDVAPVAPGHTLVIPKAHYANLFDLPEEEGRRLFAALAPVGRAIMAATGASGINVQMNNYESAGQVVFHAHLHLIPRRAGDGLALWPGQPYPDGATMEALARAARQALGAA is encoded by the coding sequence ATGCCGGAAGCGGACTGTATCTTTTGCAAAATTGTCAAGGGCGACATTCCCTGCGCCAGGATTTACGAAACCGAGCACGTGCTCGCCTTTCTCGACGTCGCGCCAGTGGCCCCTGGGCATACCCTGGTCATCCCCAAGGCCCACTACGCCAACCTCTTCGACCTGCCCGAGGAAGAGGGCCGCCGCCTCTTCGCGGCGCTGGCCCCCGTGGGCCGGGCGATCATGGCCGCGACCGGGGCCTCGGGCATAAACGTGCAGATGAACAATTACGAGTCCGCCGGTCAGGTGGTCTTCCACGCGCACCTGCACCTGATTCCCCGACGCGCCGGGGACGGCCTGGCCCTGTGGCCCGGGCAGCCCTATCCCGACGGCGCGACCATGGAAGCCCTGGCCCGGGCGGCACGGCAAGCCCTCGGCGCCGCATAG